The following coding sequences are from one Chelonoidis abingdonii isolate Lonesome George chromosome 4, CheloAbing_2.0, whole genome shotgun sequence window:
- the LOC116827476 gene encoding sulfotransferase 1C2-like, with the protein MSKEQTKALTPEKEGRPQLGEVEGILLSQSTCNEWQRIQSFQARPDDLLICTYPKAGTTWIQEIVDMIQQDGDLEKCKRAPVHHRHPFIEWARPPQPSGVEQAEAMPSPRTLKTHLPVKLLPPSFWEQKCKFLYVARNAKDCMVSYYHFQRMSKVVPDPGPWHEYFEMFMAGKVGWGPWHDHVKGWWKVKDMHCVLFLFYEDMKKDPKCEIQKVAQFLGKNLDQELLEKIVYHTSFDVMKDNPMANRSGIPVSIMDQSISPFMRKGTVGDWKNHFTVAQNERFEDDYEKKMAGTNLTFCMEL; encoded by the exons ATGTCCAAAGAACAGACTAAAGCGCTCACGCCGGAAAAAGAGGGACGTCCACAACTGGGCGAAGTGGAGGGGATTCTGCTCTCCCAGTCCACCTGTAATGAATGGCAGCGGATCCAGAGTTTCCAAGCCAGGCCCGACGATCTGCTCATCTGCACCTACCCCAAAGCAG GCACAACATGGATCCAGGAGATAGTAGACATGATCCAGCAGGATGGGGACTTGGAGAAGTGCAAGCGTGCCCCCGTCCACCACCGGCACCCCTTCATCGAGTGGGCTCGTCCGCCCCAACCCTCAG GTGTGGAACAGGCTGAAGCCATGCCCTCGCCACGGACCCTGAAAACCCACCTCCCCGTCAAACTGCTACCTCCATCCTTCTGGGAACAGAAGTGTAAG tTCCTGTACGTGGCTCGTAATGCCAAGGACTGCATGGTCTCCTACTACCACTTCCAGAGAATGAGCAAAGTGGTGCCTGACCCAGGCCCCTGGCACGAGTATTTTGAGATGTTCATGGCGGGCAAAG TGGGCTGGGGTCCATGGCACGACCACGTGAAGGGCTGGTGGAAGGTAAAGGACATGCACTGCGTGCTCTTCCTCTTCTACGAGGACATGAAGAAG GACCCGAAGTGTGAGATCCAGAAGGTGGCCCAGTTCCTGGGAAAGAACCTGGACCAGGAGCTTCTGGAGAAGATTGTCTATCACACATCATTCGACGTCATGAAGGACAATCCCATGGCTAACCGCTCCGGCATCCCCGTGTCCATCATGGACCAGTCCATCTCCCCGTTCATGCGCAAAG GGACTGTTGGGGACTGGAAGAACCACTTCACTGTGGCACAGAATGAACGCTTTGAGGACGACTATGAGAAGAAGATGGCTGGGACcaatctgaccttctgcatggAGCTCTGA